Proteins found in one Lycium ferocissimum isolate CSIRO_LF1 chromosome 6, AGI_CSIRO_Lferr_CH_V1, whole genome shotgun sequence genomic segment:
- the LOC132061535 gene encoding calcium-transporting ATPase 4, plasma membrane-type, protein MAALKFIDAGDLGKPSDQVRDDIGAELAKDLPEEAREAGFGINPDKLASIVGSYDIKTLKKLGGVEGLAGELRVSSNEGVKSSDVPVRQNIYGSNKFTEKPFRSFWRFVWDALHDLTLIILIVCAIVSIGVGLATEGWPKGTYDGLGILLSIVLVVMVTAISDYRQSLQFRDLDKEKKKISIQVTRDGSRQKVSIYELVVGDVVHLSIGDLVPADGIFISGYCLLIDQSSLSGESVPVSISEKRPFLLSGTKVQDGSAKMLVTTVGMRTEWGKLMETLSEGGEDETPLQVKLNGVATIIGKIGLGFAVVTFLVLIVRFLVDKATHHQFTKWSSSDALTLLNYFATAVTIIVVAVPEGLPLAVTLSLAFAMKKLMNNKALVRHLSACETMGSATCICTDKTGTLTTNCMVVDKIWICGKAKKVENGGGADAITDLSENALDFLLQAIFHNTAAEVVKDKDGKKSVLGTPTESAILDYGLLLGDIDEKKRDCKLLKVEPFNSAKKRMSVLVALPDSNTRAFCKGASEIVLKMCDRFIDSNGEIVDMSKDQVTNITDVINEFACEALRTLCLAFKDIEDGSQVNNIPESGYTLVAVVGIKDPVRPGVKEAVESCLAAGITVRMVTGDNINTAKAIAKECGILTADGLAIEGPEFRNKSPEEMRQIIPRIQVMARSSPMDKHVLVKNLRGMFKEVVAVTGDGTNDAPALHESDIGLAMGIAGTEVCKFSPTLALISIQFQHELFKSYVAKESADIIVLDDNFSTIVNVAKWGRSVYINIQKFVQFQLTVNVVALMINFISACASGSAPLTAVQLLWVNLIMDTLGALALATEPPHDGLMSRPPVGRDVSFITKTMWRNIIGHSIYQLAVLLVFNFAGKQILGLEGSDATTVLNTFIFNTFVFCQVFNEINSRDMEKINIFRGIFGSWVFIGVMLSTVIFQVVIVEFLGTFASTTPLSWQLWLISVLIGAASLVVAVIVKLIPVEKETPKHHDGYDLLPSGPELA, encoded by the exons ATGGCAGCACTCAAGTTCATTGATG CTGGTGATCTTGGTAAGCCATCAGACCAGGTCAGGGATGATATAGGGGCTGAACTGGCAAAAGACTTGCCGGAAGAAGCTCGAGAAGCTGGTTTTGGAATTAACCCAGATAAACTTGCATCTATAGTAGGTTCCTATGATATAAAAACCTTAAAGAAACTTGGAGGTGTTGAAGGGCTTGCAGGTGAGTTGAGAGTCTCATCAAATGAAGGAGTCAAATCGAGTGATGTACCTGTCAGACAAAATATATACGGATCAAACAAATTTACCGAAAAACCGTTTAGAAGTTTTTGGAGATTTGTGTGGGATGCTCTACATGATTTAACTCTCATCATCCTAATAGTTTGTGCTATTGTTTCCATCGGTGTGGGACTTGCTACTGAAGGGTGGCCAAAAGGAACATATGATGGCTTAGGAATTCTACTCAGCATAGTATTGGTAGTCATGGTTACTGCAATTAGTGACTATAGGCAGTCGTTGCAGTTCAGAGATTTGgataaggagaagaaaaagataTCTATCCAGGTCACGAGAGATGGATCAAGGCAGAAGGTTTCCATTTATGAGTTGGTGGTTGGTGATGTAGTTCATTTATCTATTGGAGATCTGGTTCCAGCTGATGGAATATTCATATCAGGATATTGCTTGCTAATTGATCAATCGAGCTTGTCTGGTGAGAGCGTACCAGTAAGCATATCTGAAAAAAGACCTTTTCTTCTATCGGGAACCAAAGTACAAGACGGTTCAGCTAAGATGCTAGTGACAACTGTTGGTATGCGAACTGAATGGGGTAAACTGATGGAAACTCTTAGTGAGGGAGGAGAAGATGAGACTCCTCTGCAAGTTAAACTGAATGGTGTTGCCACTATTATTGGAAAGATAGGACTGGGATTTGCTGTGGTGACTTTCCTTGTGTTAATAGTCAGATTTCTGGTGGATAAAGCTACTCACCATCAATTCACCAAATGGTCTTCCAGTGATGCATTAACTCTTCTGAATTACTTTGCCACAGCCGTAACTATAATCGTTGTTGCAGTTCCAGAAGGACTACCTCTGGCTGTCACATTAAGCCTTGCTTTTGCAATGAAAAAGTTAATGAACAATAAAGCATTGGTGAGGCATCTTTCTGCTTGTGAGACAATGGGTTCAGCTACATGCATCTGCACTGATAAGACAGGAACACTAACAACAAACTGTATGGTAGTAGATAAAATATGGATTTGTGGAAAGGCTAAAAAGGTAGAAAATGGTGGAGGTGCAGATGCAATAACAGATTTATCAGAAAATGCACTGGACTTTCTATTGCAGGCAATATTTCATAATACAGCAGCTGAGGTGGTTAAAGACAAGGATGGAAAGAAATCTGTTCTGGGTACACCCACAGAATCTGCAATATTAGATTATGGATTACTTCTTGGTGATATTGATGAGAAAAAAAGGGATTGTAAATTGCTGAAGGTTGAACCTTTCAATTCAGCAAAGAAAAGAATGTCAGTGCTTGTTGCTCTTCCTGATAGCAATACCCGTGCTTTCTGCAAGGGTGCATCTGAGATAGTCTTAAAAATGTGTGACAGGTTTATTGATTCTAATGGTGAAATTGTTGATATGTCAAAAGACCAGGTTACAAACATCACGGATGTCATTAATGAGTTTGCTTGTGAAGCCTTGCGTACTCTTTGCTTGGCTTTCAAGGACATTGAAGATGGTTCTCAAGTAAATAATATCCCTGAAAGTGGCTATACATTGGTTGCAGTTGTTGGAATCAAGGATCCAGTTCGCCCTGGGGTTAAAGAAGCAGTTGAATCTTGTTTAGCTGCTGGAATTACTGTAAGGATGGTCACAGGGGACAATATTAATACAGCCAAAGCCATTGCTAAAGAATGTGGTATACTAACTGCTGAtggtttggccattgaaggcccaGAATTCCGCAACAAAAGTCCTGAAGAAATGAGGCAAATAATTCCTAGAATTCAG GTTATGGCTCGATCATCCCCTATGGACAAGCATGTGCTGGTAAAGAATTTGAGAGGCATGTTTAAAGAAGTTGTTGCAGTTACTGGTGATGGCACAAATGATGCCCCTGCCTTGCATGAGTCAGATATTGGACTTGCTATGGGTATAGCAGGAACAGAGGTTTGTAAATTTTCTCCTACACTAG CATTAATATCCATTCAATTCCAGCATGAACTATTCAAaagttat GTTGCAAAAGAAAGTGCTGACATTATAGTGCTTGACGACAACTTTAGCACAATTGTTAATGTGGCGAAATGGGGCCGTTCTGTATATATAAACATTCAAAAATTCGTGCAATTCCAGTTGACTGTCAATGTTGTGGCTCTGATGATCAATTTTATTTCTGCATGTGCCTCAG GATCTGCTCCTCTTACTGCTGTACAGCTGCTCTGGGTCAACCTTATCATGGATACTTTAGGTGCACTGGCATTGGCCACTGAACCACCTCATGATGGACTAATGAGTAGGCCTCCTGTTGGAAGGGATGTGAGTTTCATTACAAAGACAATGTGGAGAAATATAATAGGACACAGTATCTACCAGCTGGCTGTACTCTTAGTGTTCAACTTCGCGGGGAAGCAGATTTTGGGACTTGAAGGTTCAGATGCTACAACCGTTCTGaatactttcatttttaacacCTTTGTGTTTTGTCAG GTCTTCAATGAAATAAACAGCCGTGACATGGAGAAGATAAATATTTTCCGTGGCATTTTTGGCAGCTGGGTTTTCATAGGCGTCATGCTTTCTACCGTTATTTTCCAAGTTGTCATTGTCGAGTTCTTAGGCACTTTTGCCAGCACCACACCCCTTAGCTGGCAACTATGGCTGATCAGTGTCTTAATTGGCGCTGCAAGCTTGGTCGTAGCTGTTATTGTGAAGTTGATCCCAGTCGAAAAGGAGACTCCTAAGCACCATGATGGTTATGATCTGCTCCCAAGTGGTCCAGAACTTGCCTAG
- the LOC132061536 gene encoding E3 ubiquitin-protein ligase MPSR1-like yields MRQVHSIAESNKGHRGALELSVDVKLVCHHVSDARILFPEEELSSQYGMVLASKSSMELLKKTEIDEENNKDECMVCLEELVKKEPDHEILSMPYSHMFHGECITKWLETSHYCPICRFEMPMD; encoded by the coding sequence ATGAGGCAGGTGCATAGCATCGCTGAGTCTAACAAGGGTCATCGTGGAGCGTTGGAATTATCTGTGGATGTAAAATTGGTATGCCACCATGTTTCTGATGCAAGGATTTTGTTTCCGGAAGAAGAGTTATCATCACAATATGGTATGGTGCTAGCTAGTAAGTCATCCATGGAGTTGTTGAAGAAGACGGAGATTGATGAAGAAAATAACAAGGACGAATGTATGGTGTGTCTAGAAGAGCTTGTGAAGAAGGAGCCTGATCATGAGATACTTAGCATGCCTTATTCTCATATGTTTCATGGAGAGTGTATCACCAAGTGGTTAGAGACAAGCCATTATTGTCCTATTTGTCGCTTTGAGATGCCCATGGACTAA
- the LOC132060040 gene encoding UDP-URONIC ACID TRANSPORTER 1-like produces MSTTQSEKQALFITSLIIFWYSSNIGVLLLNKLLLSNYGFSFPIFLTMCHMTACAVLSYVSIVFLKIVPFQRIKSRSQFFRISTLSIVFCGSVVGGNISLRYLPVSFNQAVGATTPFFTALFAYVITMKREAWLTYGCLVPVVAGVVIASGGEPSFHLYGFIMCIGATAARAFKSVLQGVLLSSEGEKLNSMNLLLYMSPIAVLVLLPATLVMEPNVLDVTATLATEHRYLGLLILVNSAMAYGANLLNFLVTKHTSALTLQVLGNAKGAVAVVISILLFRNPVTIIGIAGYTMTVMGVVAYGEAKRRYK; encoded by the exons ATGTCCACAACACAATCAGAAAAACAAGCTCTTTTCATTACATCACTCATAATCTTTTGGTACTCATCAAACATTGGTGTCCTTCTCCTTAACAAACTTTTACTTTCCAATTATGGTTTCAGTTTCCCAATCTTCCTTACTATGTGTCATATGACAGCTTGTGCTGTTCTTAGTTATGTCTCCAttgttttcttaaagattgttCCTTTTCAAAGGATCAAATCAAGATCCCAATTTTTTAGAATTTCGACACTTAGTATTGTCTTTTGTGGTTCTGTTGTTGGTGGTAATATTTCCTTAAGGTATTTACCTGTTTCATTTAATCAAGCTGTGGGTGCTACAACACCCTTTTTCACTGCATTGTTTGCTTATGTCATTACCATGAAGAGGGAAGCTTGGCTTACATATGGTTGTCTTGTTCCTGTTGTTGCTGGTGTTGTGATTGCAAGTGGG GGCGAGCCTAGCTTCCACCTTTATGGATTCATTATGTGCATAGGTGCAACTGCTGCTAGAGCGTTTAAGTCTGTACTTCAGGGCGTCCTGCTTTCCTCTGAAGG GGAAAAGTTGAACTCCATGAACTTGCTGCTTTACATGTCACCAATTGCCGTTCTAGTTTTGTTGCCTGCGACACTCGTAATGGAGCCCAATGTGCTGGATGTCACCGCGACACTTGCCACAGAACATAGATACCTCGGCCTACTTATTTTGGTCAATTCTGCAATGGCGTATGGAGCCAATTTATTGAACTTCTTGGTGACAAAGCATACCAGTGCACTGACACTCCAG GTCCTAGGAAATGCAAAAGGTGCTGTGGCTGTTGTAATATCGATACTTCTTTTCCGAAACCCTGTAACTATTATTGGAATCGCGGGCTATACAATGACCGTGATGGGGGTTGTTGCTTACGGAGAAGCCAAAAGAAGATACAAATGA